The proteins below are encoded in one region of Akkermansiaceae bacterium:
- a CDS encoding M15 family metallopeptidase — protein MEQLGIGTPKPTPNPVPTEFDSRSEKNLATLAPNAQRKAREWLRMCQEAGIYVKIICGTRSYEEQAALYAKGRTEPGKKVTNARPGYSWHNFGVAWDFVVFDEQGQPQWDSPLMDRCGKIGKEIGLEWGGTWKRFVDKAHLQLDMAITLAEARQRVKDGKTVA, from the coding sequence ATGGAACAGTTGGGCATTGGCACCCCGAAACCAACCCCCAATCCGGTTCCCACCGAGTTCGACTCACGCTCTGAAAAGAACCTTGCCACCCTCGCGCCAAATGCCCAGCGCAAGGCTCGTGAATGGCTACGGATGTGCCAGGAAGCCGGAATCTATGTGAAAATCATCTGCGGCACCCGGAGCTATGAGGAACAGGCCGCGCTCTACGCCAAGGGACGCACCGAGCCTGGGAAGAAGGTCACCAATGCACGACCCGGCTACTCGTGGCACAATTTCGGGGTGGCGTGGGATTTTGTTGTCTTTGACGAGCAAGGCCAACCCCAATGGGACAGTCCGCTCATGGACCGGTGCGGAAAGATCGGTAAAGAAATCGGCCTTGAATGGGGTGGAACCTGGAAGCGGTTCGTGGACAAAGCACACCTGCAGCTCGATATGGCGATCACTCTGGCAGAGGCACGCCAGCGGGTGAAGGACGGAAAGACCGTCGCTTGA